A single genomic interval of Microbacterium sp. BLY harbors:
- a CDS encoding bifunctional RecB family nuclease/DEAD/DEAH box helicase, producing the protein MRIDTEAQRVIWSASDLKAAAECEFAWARAIDAKLGRVPAVEEPEDATLLRAAQLGDVHEQNVLDRYVRELGEERVHRIAKVSSSDPEALASAVEQTLRALRSDAQVVFQAAFATDEFVGFADFLRRDHDGRWRVQDSKLARKARVTALMQLAAYVDQLDRLGIPRADEVDLIHGDNSVSTHAVDDLLPLFRVRRARLRALIADRAIADGVAGLPLAWGDDRGDLRVVACGRCATCEEQVLAHRDLLMVARMRPVQRARLRATGIVTIDDLAAATEPPEGMNVDTFENLRAQARVQLRADAEGAPTYDVHYAAAIHTLPVPSHGDIFFDFEGDPLYTEPAPDGEAEWGIDYLFGWVDNADQYTALWAHTFAEERRALETFLDFVAVRRAAHPGMHIYHYAPYETSHLVAMAARHGVREGEVDRLLREGVFVDLYPLVLRTVRVGSRSYSIKKLEPLYMGEDVRTSDVQKGDDSIVQYVAARELAAAGAQAEADAVLADLADYNRYDCVSTRRLRNWLIDIARAEGVTPAPPDDADEVVYEPSPRSLALLGDAERSVQAGGDGLVHRIAAAAIDYFPREAKSFWVSHFQRLREPVTMWDGTRDVIKVDATRTRVRRDWSIGEGRRVMSRELEIRGEVSPGTTLGPGAQPFALYDAPAPFDTEVPSRAVHVPHGVTVVEVLDDGYLVAESAVQGQTWDDFPVALTPAAPPRVVSLQQAIDEWADAVHAAAPDFPEDAATDILRRLPPRTASGAGLPPAGDDPIDAIVRGILDLDRSYVAVQGPPGTGKTYTGSQVIARLVNEHGFRIGVVAQSHAIIETLLERVVADGVAPGQVAKCPKDADADPAYTVIPKTGMAAFLAEHAQDGAVVGGTAWDFSNTQRVARGELDLLVIDEAGQFSLASTIAVAAGAQRLLLLGDPQQLPQVSQGAHPEPVDTSALGWVMDGDPVVRPEYGYFLARSWRMHPFVAAPVSKLAYAGKLASAPGTEQRAVEGVDPGLHVVPLRHRGNATQSPEEAAEVVRIVRDLVGRTFRDNGAAGTVRPLTPEDIIVVAPYNAQRQLVHDALTAAGFAGVPVGTVDNFQGKEAVVSITSLAASSGRDAPRGPEFLLLQNRLNVAISRAQVVAYLIHSPALLDDLPYTPEGVARLSAFARLVGAAEEEDA; encoded by the coding sequence GTGCGGATCGACACGGAGGCGCAGCGAGTCATCTGGAGCGCGAGCGACCTCAAGGCGGCCGCCGAGTGTGAGTTCGCCTGGGCGCGGGCGATCGATGCGAAGCTGGGCCGGGTCCCGGCGGTCGAGGAGCCCGAGGACGCGACGCTGCTACGCGCCGCGCAGCTGGGGGACGTGCATGAGCAGAACGTGCTCGATCGGTACGTCCGAGAGCTCGGCGAGGAGCGGGTGCACCGGATCGCGAAGGTGTCGTCGAGCGATCCGGAGGCCTTGGCCTCCGCCGTGGAGCAGACGCTGCGCGCACTGAGATCTGATGCGCAGGTCGTCTTCCAGGCGGCGTTCGCGACCGACGAGTTCGTGGGCTTCGCAGACTTCCTGCGTCGGGATCACGACGGGCGCTGGCGTGTGCAGGATTCCAAGCTCGCCCGGAAGGCGCGCGTCACGGCGCTCATGCAGCTCGCGGCATATGTCGATCAGCTCGACCGGCTCGGCATTCCGCGGGCGGACGAGGTCGACCTCATCCACGGCGACAACAGCGTCAGCACGCATGCCGTCGACGACCTGCTGCCGCTGTTCCGCGTCCGCCGGGCACGCCTCCGCGCCCTCATCGCCGATCGTGCGATCGCCGACGGCGTTGCGGGCCTGCCGCTCGCCTGGGGGGACGACCGGGGCGACCTCCGCGTGGTGGCCTGCGGGCGCTGTGCCACGTGCGAGGAGCAGGTGCTGGCGCACCGCGATCTGCTCATGGTCGCCCGGATGCGCCCCGTGCAACGGGCGCGTCTGCGCGCCACCGGGATCGTCACGATCGACGATCTGGCGGCAGCGACGGAGCCCCCGGAGGGGATGAACGTCGACACGTTCGAGAATCTCCGCGCGCAGGCCCGGGTGCAATTGCGCGCCGACGCCGAGGGGGCGCCCACCTACGACGTGCACTACGCCGCGGCGATCCACACGCTGCCGGTTCCCAGCCACGGCGACATCTTCTTCGACTTCGAGGGCGACCCGCTCTACACCGAACCCGCGCCCGACGGCGAGGCGGAGTGGGGCATCGACTATCTGTTCGGCTGGGTCGACAACGCCGACCAGTACACCGCGCTCTGGGCGCACACGTTCGCGGAGGAGCGTCGGGCGCTGGAGACGTTCCTCGACTTCGTCGCGGTGCGTCGCGCCGCGCATCCGGGGATGCACATCTATCACTACGCCCCGTATGAGACATCGCACCTGGTCGCGATGGCCGCCCGTCACGGGGTGCGGGAGGGGGAGGTCGACCGGCTGCTCCGCGAGGGCGTGTTCGTCGACCTCTATCCACTGGTCCTGCGTACCGTGCGCGTCGGTTCGCGCTCGTACTCCATCAAGAAGCTCGAACCGCTCTACATGGGGGAGGACGTGCGCACGAGCGACGTCCAGAAGGGCGACGACTCGATCGTGCAGTACGTCGCGGCACGCGAGCTCGCGGCAGCGGGTGCTCAGGCCGAGGCCGACGCGGTACTCGCCGACCTCGCCGACTACAACCGCTACGACTGCGTCTCGACCCGGCGGCTGCGCAATTGGCTCATCGACATCGCGCGCGCGGAGGGCGTCACGCCGGCGCCGCCGGATGACGCCGACGAAGTCGTCTACGAGCCGTCCCCGCGCTCACTGGCTCTCCTCGGGGACGCCGAGCGGTCGGTGCAGGCCGGCGGCGACGGGCTCGTCCACCGCATCGCGGCGGCCGCGATCGACTACTTCCCGCGGGAGGCGAAGAGTTTCTGGGTATCGCATTTCCAGCGGCTACGCGAGCCCGTCACGATGTGGGACGGCACGCGGGACGTGATCAAGGTCGACGCGACCCGCACCCGTGTCCGCCGCGACTGGAGCATCGGCGAAGGCCGGCGGGTGATGTCGCGGGAGCTTGAGATCCGCGGGGAAGTCTCCCCGGGGACGACGCTGGGGCCGGGGGCCCAGCCGTTCGCGTTGTACGACGCTCCCGCTCCGTTCGACACCGAGGTGCCGTCGCGTGCGGTGCACGTGCCTCACGGCGTCACGGTCGTCGAGGTGCTCGACGACGGGTATCTCGTGGCCGAGTCCGCCGTGCAGGGGCAGACCTGGGACGATTTCCCCGTCGCGCTCACACCTGCCGCGCCGCCGCGGGTGGTGTCTCTGCAGCAGGCGATCGACGAATGGGCCGACGCGGTGCACGCGGCCGCCCCGGACTTCCCCGAGGACGCGGCGACCGACATCCTGCGACGCCTGCCCCCGCGGACGGCATCGGGGGCGGGGCTCCCGCCTGCGGGAGACGACCCGATCGATGCGATCGTGCGCGGCATCCTCGACCTCGACCGCAGCTACGTCGCGGTGCAGGGTCCCCCGGGCACGGGGAAGACCTACACCGGGTCGCAGGTGATCGCCCGGCTCGTCAACGAGCACGGCTTCCGGATCGGTGTCGTCGCCCAGTCGCACGCGATCATCGAGACGCTCCTCGAGCGTGTCGTCGCCGACGGCGTCGCTCCCGGACAGGTGGCGAAGTGCCCGAAGGACGCGGACGCGGATCCCGCATACACGGTGATCCCGAAGACCGGCATGGCGGCCTTCCTCGCCGAGCATGCGCAGGACGGGGCCGTCGTGGGTGGCACCGCGTGGGATTTCAGCAACACGCAGCGGGTCGCCAGGGGAGAGCTCGACCTCCTCGTGATCGACGAGGCCGGGCAGTTCTCCCTCGCCTCGACCATCGCGGTCGCCGCCGGTGCGCAGCGGCTGTTGCTCCTCGGCGATCCGCAGCAGCTGCCGCAGGTCAGCCAGGGCGCCCACCCGGAGCCGGTGGACACCTCTGCGCTCGGTTGGGTGATGGACGGCGATCCCGTCGTGCGTCCGGAGTACGGCTACTTCCTCGCCCGGTCCTGGCGGATGCACCCGTTCGTGGCCGCCCCGGTCTCGAAGCTCGCCTACGCCGGGAAGCTCGCGTCTGCGCCGGGGACGGAGCAGCGTGCCGTCGAGGGCGTCGATCCGGGACTGCATGTGGTGCCGCTGCGGCACCGCGGCAACGCGACCCAGTCGCCGGAGGAGGCGGCCGAGGTCGTGCGGATCGTCCGCGACCTCGTCGGTCGCACCTTCCGCGACAACGGCGCCGCCGGTACCGTGCGACCGCTGACGCCGGAGGACATCATCGTCGTGGCTCCCTACAACGCGCAGCGGCAGCTCGTGCATGATGCGCTCACGGCAGCGGGCTTCGCCGGTGTGCCGGTCGGGACCGTCGACAACTTCCAGGGCAAGGAAGCGGTCGTCTCGATCACGTCGCTCGCGGCGTCGAGCGGGAGGGATGCCCCGCGGGGCCCGGAGTTCCTGCTGCTGCAGAACCGTCTCAACGTCGCGATCTCCCGAGCGCAGGTCGTGGCCTACCTCATCCATTCGCCGGCGCTGCTCGATGACCTGCCGTACACACCGGAGGGTGTCGCACGACTCAGTGCCTTCGCGCGGCTGGTGGGTGCTGCCGAAGAGGAGGACGCATGA
- a CDS encoding GNAT family N-acetyltransferase produces the protein MTPTVSAPRADGPPTEAEVLRAAAGWAWFPRGSEHVRDELLLVRYPERFGGGVRGSQVTSTRPAAEVLDGALARTRAWGETVFTFWTNPADAPDLEDELRCRGAVHFDTVTVFARPTTGAAVDVPPGVTAEVVRTRAQLREVDAINVPVWEQQPLDEDGLDAEFDELTAALSTGEGFRVLGRIHGRAVSTGGCTIVDGFARLWGAATLDADRGRGVYRAVLAERLRQSAARGAGTALVKGRVATSAPILARAGFTRYGEERGYRLTL, from the coding sequence ATGACGCCGACGGTCTCCGCACCGCGTGCCGACGGTCCCCCGACCGAGGCGGAGGTGCTCCGCGCCGCCGCCGGGTGGGCATGGTTCCCCCGTGGCAGCGAGCATGTGCGCGACGAGCTGCTCCTCGTGCGCTACCCGGAGCGGTTCGGGGGCGGCGTCCGCGGCTCGCAGGTGACGTCGACGCGGCCCGCCGCCGAGGTGCTGGACGGAGCGCTGGCGCGCACCCGTGCGTGGGGCGAGACGGTGTTCACGTTCTGGACGAACCCCGCCGACGCCCCGGACCTCGAGGATGAGCTCCGGTGCCGCGGTGCCGTGCACTTCGACACCGTCACGGTCTTCGCGCGGCCGACCACCGGAGCCGCGGTCGACGTGCCGCCAGGGGTCACCGCCGAGGTCGTGCGCACGAGGGCCCAGCTCCGCGAGGTCGATGCGATCAACGTCCCCGTCTGGGAGCAGCAGCCGCTGGACGAGGACGGTCTGGACGCGGAGTTCGACGAACTGACCGCAGCCCTGAGCACGGGGGAGGGCTTCCGGGTCCTCGGGCGCATCCACGGACGCGCGGTGAGCACCGGTGGGTGCACGATCGTCGACGGGTTCGCTCGATTGTGGGGAGCGGCCACGCTCGATGCCGACCGCGGTCGCGGTGTCTATCGGGCGGTGCTCGCGGAGCGCCTGCGACAGAGTGCCGCGCGCGGTGCCGGAACGGCACTCGTCAAGGGCCGCGTCGCGACATCGGCGCCGATCCTCGCGAGGGCCGGCTTCACGCGCTACGGCGAGGAACGCGGCTATCGCCTGACCCTCTGA
- the upp gene encoding uracil phosphoribosyltransferase: MRVHVADHPLVTHKLSVLRDARTPSPVFRQLTEELVTLLAYEATRNVKVTPIEITTPVTTTTGVKISEPRPIVVPILRAGLGMLEGLVKLLPTAEVGFLGMVRDEETFEPTTYAERLPDDLSDRQCFAIDPMLATGGSLAAAIQFLFDRGAKDVTAICLLGTPEGVAAIEAMAGDRDVTLVLGALDERLDEKGYIVPGLGDAGDRLYGTV, from the coding sequence ATGCGTGTTCACGTCGCCGACCACCCTCTCGTCACCCACAAGCTCTCGGTGCTGCGCGACGCGCGCACCCCCTCGCCCGTCTTCCGACAGCTGACCGAGGAGCTCGTCACCCTCCTCGCATACGAGGCGACCCGGAACGTCAAGGTCACGCCGATCGAGATCACGACGCCGGTCACCACGACCACGGGTGTCAAGATCTCCGAGCCGCGCCCCATCGTCGTGCCGATCCTCCGCGCGGGCCTCGGCATGCTCGAAGGCCTCGTCAAGCTCCTCCCCACGGCCGAGGTCGGGTTCCTCGGCATGGTGCGCGACGAGGAGACCTTCGAGCCGACGACCTACGCGGAGCGCCTGCCCGACGACCTCAGCGACCGTCAGTGCTTCGCGATCGACCCCATGCTCGCGACAGGGGGCTCGCTGGCCGCGGCCATCCAGTTCCTGTTCGACCGCGGCGCGAAGGACGTCACCGCGATCTGCCTGCTGGGCACCCCGGAAGGAGTCGCGGCGATCGAGGCGATGGCCGGCGACCGCGACGTGACCCTCGTCCTCGGAGCCCTCGACGAGCGCCTCGACGAGAAGGGCTACATCGTGCCCGGCCTCGGCGATGCGGGTGACCGCCTGTACGGCACCGTCTGA
- a CDS encoding nucleoside deaminase has product MTAADRLAMQRALVLAAEAAEAAEIPVGAVVLDADGRVVAEGRNTREATHDPTGHAEIEAIRAAAAVRGSWNLDGCTLVVTLEPCVMCAGAILQARIGRVVFGAWDDKAGAAGSMYDVLRDRRLPYRAEVIGGVGEDDAVALLRAFFEDRR; this is encoded by the coding sequence ATGACCGCCGCCGACCGCCTCGCGATGCAGCGCGCGCTCGTGCTCGCCGCCGAGGCCGCCGAGGCGGCGGAGATCCCCGTGGGGGCGGTCGTCCTCGATGCCGACGGGCGGGTCGTCGCCGAGGGGCGGAACACGCGCGAGGCCACGCATGATCCGACGGGTCATGCCGAGATCGAGGCGATACGAGCCGCGGCGGCCGTCCGCGGGTCGTGGAACCTCGACGGCTGCACGCTCGTCGTCACGCTGGAGCCCTGCGTGATGTGCGCCGGCGCGATCCTGCAGGCACGCATCGGCCGCGTGGTCTTCGGCGCGTGGGACGACAAGGCCGGGGCGGCGGGATCGATGTACGACGTGCTGCGCGACCGCCGGCTGCCCTATCGCGCCGAGGTCATCGGTGGCGTCGGCGAGGACGACGCCGTCGCGCTGCTGCGCGCGTTCTTCGAGGACCGTCGCTGA
- a CDS encoding cation diffusion facilitator family transporter yields MSASGGSKAIVAAFLANLGIALAKFLAWALSGSASMLAEAIHSVADSSNQLLLMLGGRKAQRHADRSHPFGYGRERYVYAFVVSIILFSVGGLFAIYEGVEKLTHPHEIDQTWWWLPLVVLFIAIGLESFSLRTAVRESNVVREKGQSWFSFVRRSKAPELPVVLLEDVGALTGLTFALLGVGLTLLTGNPVFDALGTVMIGVLLVLIAIVLGVETKSLLVGEGATPADHDRIVDAINDGPEIEKIIHMKTLYLGPDELMVAAKIALSADKPLREVADDINEIEARIRAAVPVARVVYIEPDVYRPAIDPEPSTDVFVLKSSD; encoded by the coding sequence ATGAGTGCATCCGGAGGCAGCAAGGCCATCGTCGCGGCGTTCCTGGCGAACCTGGGCATCGCCCTCGCGAAGTTCCTCGCGTGGGCACTCTCCGGCTCGGCATCGATGCTCGCCGAGGCGATCCACTCCGTCGCCGACTCGAGCAACCAGCTCCTGCTGATGCTCGGCGGGCGCAAGGCGCAACGCCACGCGGACCGCTCGCACCCGTTCGGCTACGGTCGCGAACGCTACGTGTACGCGTTCGTCGTGTCGATCATCCTCTTCTCGGTCGGCGGGCTCTTCGCGATCTACGAGGGCGTGGAGAAGCTCACCCACCCGCACGAGATCGACCAGACCTGGTGGTGGCTCCCGCTCGTCGTGCTGTTCATCGCGATCGGCCTGGAGTCGTTCTCGCTGCGCACCGCCGTGCGCGAGAGCAACGTCGTCCGCGAGAAGGGGCAGTCCTGGTTCTCCTTCGTCCGGCGGTCCAAGGCGCCGGAGCTTCCGGTCGTCCTCCTCGAAGACGTGGGAGCCCTCACCGGACTCACGTTCGCCCTGCTCGGCGTCGGCCTCACGCTCCTCACCGGCAACCCGGTCTTCGACGCCCTCGGCACGGTGATGATCGGCGTGCTGCTCGTGCTCATCGCGATCGTGCTGGGTGTCGAGACCAAGAGCCTGCTCGTCGGCGAGGGCGCGACCCCCGCCGACCACGACCGGATCGTGGACGCCATCAACGATGGCCCGGAGATCGAGAAGATCATCCACATGAAGACCCTCTACCTGGGGCCGGACGAGCTGATGGTCGCCGCGAAGATCGCCCTCAGTGCCGACAAGCCGCTGCGGGAGGTCGCGGACGACATCAACGAGATCGAGGCCCGCATCCGCGCCGCGGTGCCGGTCGCCCGGGTCGTGTACATCGAGCCGGACGTCTACCGGCCGGCGATCGATCCGGAACCCTCGACGGACGTGTTCGTGCTCAAGTCGTCGGACTGA
- the proC gene encoding pyrroline-5-carboxylate reductase produces MADALPSLAFLGAGSMGGAILRGVLASGVPVDGGITATNRTPEKAEAFAGLDGVTSIALSACPEGNAEAVAGARVVLVGVKPAMVPDLLREIAPHLSPETVVVSLAAGVTLQTFADVLGAEARVIRSMPNTPSTIRKGVTGLAAGAAATAQDSALVRRLFETVGAVVEVPESQIDALSTISGSGPAYVFLLIEQFTAAAREMGFADADARLLAEQTFIGATALLDSTGEDPAELRRRVTSPKGTTERAVAVLQDAHLSETFTEAAAAALARAKELAAGA; encoded by the coding sequence ATGGCTGATGCGCTCCCGTCCCTCGCGTTCCTCGGTGCCGGTTCGATGGGAGGAGCGATCCTCCGCGGCGTGCTCGCCTCCGGCGTCCCGGTGGACGGAGGGATCACGGCGACGAACCGCACGCCGGAGAAGGCGGAGGCGTTCGCCGGTCTCGACGGCGTCACGAGCATCGCCCTGTCCGCGTGTCCGGAGGGCAACGCGGAAGCGGTCGCCGGGGCCCGTGTCGTGCTGGTCGGGGTGAAGCCGGCCATGGTTCCCGACCTGCTCCGGGAGATCGCCCCGCACCTGTCCCCGGAGACGGTCGTGGTCAGCCTCGCCGCCGGTGTGACGCTGCAGACCTTCGCCGACGTCCTCGGCGCGGAGGCGCGCGTGATCCGCTCGATGCCCAACACCCCGTCGACGATCCGCAAGGGCGTGACGGGACTGGCGGCGGGGGCGGCGGCGACGGCGCAGGACTCGGCCCTGGTGCGGCGTCTGTTCGAGACGGTGGGTGCCGTGGTGGAGGTCCCCGAGTCGCAGATCGATGCCCTCTCGACCATCTCGGGTTCCGGGCCCGCCTACGTGTTCCTGCTCATCGAGCAGTTCACCGCGGCGGCGCGGGAGATGGGGTTCGCGGATGCGGACGCACGACTGCTCGCCGAGCAGACCTTCATCGGCGCGACCGCCCTGCTGGACTCGACGGGGGAGGACCCCGCCGAGCTGCGCCGTCGGGTGACGAGCCCGAAGGGCACGACGGAGCGCGCGGTCGCCGTGCTCCAGGACGCCCATCTGTCTGAGACGTTCACGGAAGCCGCCGCCGCTGCTCTCGCCCGGGCGAAAGAGCTCGCCGCCGGCGCCTGA
- a CDS encoding ABC transporter ATP-binding protein: MSDHATAPPVLALRGLRKQFGPKVAVDSLSLDVPAGSMLGLLGPNGAGKTTTLAMTTGLLRPDAGTAWVLGADVWQDPAAAKARMGVLPDGIRMLDRLTGAELLRYTGLLRSMPEAEVVSRSGELLDALGLTEARDTLVVDYSAGMKKKIGLACALIHAPRLLILDEPLEAVDPVSGQTIRQILRSFVDGGGTVVLSSHVMELVESLCDRVAIVAEGRLLAHGALDEVRAGLTLQERFLTLVGAHDLGTETLAWLRSS, encoded by the coding sequence ATGAGCGATCACGCCACGGCACCGCCCGTCCTCGCCCTCCGCGGGCTCCGCAAGCAGTTCGGCCCGAAGGTCGCCGTCGACTCCCTGTCGCTCGACGTCCCCGCCGGCTCCATGCTGGGGCTGCTGGGACCCAACGGTGCCGGCAAGACGACCACGCTCGCCATGACCACGGGCCTCCTGCGCCCGGACGCGGGGACAGCCTGGGTGCTCGGCGCCGACGTCTGGCAGGACCCGGCCGCGGCGAAGGCGCGCATGGGCGTGCTCCCCGACGGCATCCGCATGCTCGACCGCCTCACCGGCGCGGAGCTGCTGCGGTACACCGGACTGCTCCGGAGCATGCCGGAGGCGGAGGTCGTCTCCCGCTCCGGCGAACTCCTCGACGCCCTCGGCCTGACCGAGGCTCGGGACACCCTCGTCGTCGACTACTCGGCCGGCATGAAGAAGAAGATCGGGCTGGCCTGCGCCCTCATCCACGCACCGCGCCTGCTCATCCTCGACGAGCCCCTCGAGGCCGTCGACCCCGTCTCCGGACAGACGATCCGCCAGATCCTGCGCTCCTTCGTCGACGGCGGTGGGACCGTCGTCCTCTCCAGCCACGTCATGGAACTGGTCGAATCGCTGTGCGACCGCGTCGCCATCGTGGCGGAGGGGCGGCTGCTCGCCCACGGCGCGCTGGACGAGGTGCGAGCCGGCCTCACCCTCCAGGAGCGCTTCCTCACGCTCGTGGGTGCCCACGACCTCGGAACGGAGACGCTCGCGTGGTTGCGCTCCTCGTAA
- a CDS encoding TrkA family potassium uptake protein, producing the protein MVEVLRGDAPVLVIGLGRFGAACAGELDRLDREVLAIDDNLELVQKWSDRVTHTVQADARNIDALRQIGAQDFQVAVVAVGSSIEASVLITANLVDLKVPQIWAKAVSQSHGKILARVGANHVIYPEREAGERVAHLVSGRMLDFIRFDDDFVLAKMYPPKFIRGVGLNESGVRSKYKVTVVGVKSPGKPFRYAEANTIVTNHDLIIVSGTNSDIERFAALDR; encoded by the coding sequence TTGGTTGAAGTCCTTCGGGGCGACGCTCCCGTCCTCGTCATCGGTCTCGGCCGGTTCGGCGCCGCGTGCGCCGGTGAGCTCGACCGCCTCGACCGTGAAGTGCTCGCGATCGACGACAACCTCGAACTCGTGCAGAAGTGGTCGGACCGCGTCACGCACACCGTGCAGGCCGACGCGCGCAACATCGACGCCCTCCGCCAGATCGGCGCCCAGGACTTCCAGGTCGCCGTCGTCGCCGTCGGCTCCTCGATCGAGGCGTCCGTGCTCATCACCGCCAACCTCGTCGACCTCAAGGTGCCGCAGATCTGGGCGAAGGCGGTCTCCCAGTCGCACGGGAAGATCCTCGCGCGCGTCGGCGCGAACCACGTCATCTACCCGGAGCGCGAGGCCGGCGAGCGCGTCGCCCACCTCGTCAGCGGTCGCATGCTCGACTTCATCCGGTTCGACGACGACTTCGTGCTCGCCAAGATGTATCCGCCGAAGTTCATCCGCGGAGTCGGGCTCAACGAATCCGGCGTGCGCTCCAAGTACAAGGTCACCGTCGTCGGCGTGAAGAGCCCGGGCAAGCCGTTCCGCTACGCCGAGGCCAACACCATCGTCACCAACCACGACCTCATCATCGTCTCCGGGACGAACAGCGATATCGAGCGCTTCGCCGCCCTCGACCGCTGA
- a CDS encoding TrkH family potassium uptake protein, which yields MSGIVSASSPRTGLPGAAGRVKHLITSSPSRFAIAVFALLILVFTVLFSLPIASASGTVTPLSDALFTAVSTICVTGLATVDMANHWSPFGHVVVFIGVNIGALGVLTLASLMGMLISKRLGLRAKLMAAGDTNPLRAHGGVVNESQTVRLGEVGQLLTTVALSALFIEAALAALLYPALVMAGVDPIAALWEAPYFSAMAFTNTGFAPNDGGVAVFADDYLVLALLMVGVFLGSIGFPVIYTLAKHVWHVKRWSLHSKLTIVTTVLLFILGAAAFLILEYDNPKTFGSMDAADTTFQAFFLSAMTRSGGFNVIEMDDLNGSSLLAASMLMFVGGGSASTAGGIKVTTLAVLAIAVWSEAKGRQSVEAFGRRIPSDVQRVALSVVAWGATIVALSTIVIAQITKADISHVLFDVISAFGTVGLSTGLTGELPDSASYVMAATIFMGRVGTVTLAAAVAATSRTQYYSLPVERPIVG from the coding sequence ATGTCGGGCATCGTTTCGGCGTCGTCCCCTCGCACCGGTCTTCCCGGAGCCGCCGGGCGCGTGAAACACCTCATCACGTCGTCGCCCTCCCGCTTCGCGATCGCGGTGTTCGCGCTGCTGATCCTCGTCTTCACCGTCCTCTTCTCGCTGCCGATCGCCTCCGCCAGCGGCACAGTCACCCCCCTCAGCGACGCCCTCTTCACCGCCGTCTCCACCATCTGCGTGACGGGCCTCGCGACCGTCGACATGGCGAACCACTGGTCGCCCTTCGGACACGTGGTGGTGTTCATCGGCGTCAACATCGGCGCCCTCGGCGTGCTGACCCTCGCCTCCCTCATGGGCATGCTCATCTCGAAGCGCCTGGGGCTGCGGGCGAAGCTCATGGCGGCGGGCGACACCAACCCGCTCCGGGCCCACGGCGGTGTGGTCAACGAGAGCCAGACCGTCCGCCTCGGCGAGGTCGGGCAGCTGCTCACCACCGTCGCCCTTTCCGCCCTCTTCATCGAGGCGGCCCTCGCGGCTCTGCTCTACCCCGCGCTGGTGATGGCCGGGGTCGATCCCATCGCCGCCCTCTGGGAGGCCCCCTACTTCTCGGCGATGGCATTCACGAACACCGGGTTCGCGCCCAACGACGGCGGCGTGGCCGTCTTCGCGGACGACTACCTCGTGCTCGCCCTGTTGATGGTCGGCGTGTTCCTCGGGAGCATCGGCTTCCCGGTCATCTACACCCTCGCGAAGCACGTCTGGCACGTGAAGCGGTGGTCGCTGCACTCCAAGCTCACGATCGTCACCACCGTGCTCCTGTTCATCCTCGGCGCGGCGGCCTTCCTCATCCTCGAGTACGACAATCCGAAGACCTTCGGCTCGATGGACGCCGCGGACACGACCTTCCAGGCCTTCTTCCTGTCCGCGATGACGCGATCCGGCGGCTTCAACGTGATCGAGATGGACGATCTGAACGGCTCCTCCCTCCTCGCGGCGAGCATGCTCATGTTCGTCGGCGGCGGCTCCGCCTCGACCGCGGGCGGCATCAAGGTCACGACGCTCGCCGTGCTCGCGATCGCGGTGTGGTCGGAGGCCAAAGGCCGCCAGTCCGTCGAGGCCTTCGGGCGGCGCATCCCCAGCGACGTGCAGCGCGTCGCCCTCAGCGTCGTCGCCTGGGGCGCGACGATCGTGGCGCTGTCCACCATCGTCATCGCACAGATCACCAAGGCGGACATCAGCCACGTCCTCTTCGACGTCATCTCCGCGTTCGGAACCGTGGGCCTCTCGACCGGCCTCACCGGGGAGCTGCCCGATTCCGCGTCGTACGTCATGGCCGCGACGATCTTCATGGGACGCGTTGGTACAGTGACTCTCGCTGCGGCAGTCGCCGCGACATCGCGCACGCAGTACTACTCACTGCCCGTGGAAAGGCCGATCGTTGGTTGA
- a CDS encoding helix-turn-helix transcriptional regulator yields the protein MTDIFDVIADGTRRDILQLLLRRTSEGESGTSVSQIVADLGISQPTVSKHLKVLRDAELVTVREDGQRRFYSLSVAPLEAVDDWLVPFLVDAYGAAAPDIAYPGSAIPEGAAHAAEVVGRAAASAKHVVTNAFKRLGA from the coding sequence ATGACGGACATCTTCGACGTGATCGCAGACGGTACGAGGCGCGACATCCTCCAGCTCCTGCTCCGACGCACGTCCGAAGGGGAGTCCGGCACGAGCGTGAGCCAGATCGTGGCCGACCTCGGCATCAGCCAGCCCACGGTCTCCAAGCACCTCAAGGTGCTGCGCGACGCCGAGCTCGTGACCGTGCGCGAGGACGGGCAGCGCCGCTTCTACAGTCTCTCCGTCGCGCCTCTCGAAGCCGTCGACGACTGGCTGGTCCCCTTCCTCGTCGATGCGTACGGTGCTGCGGCTCCGGACATCGCCTACCCCGGGTCGGCGATCCCCGAGGGGGCCGCCCACGCCGCGGAGGTCGTCGGGCGGGCGGCGGCGTCGGCGAAGCACGTCGTCACGAACGCGTTCAAACGCCTCGGCGCCTGA